The Streptomyces luteogriseus genome includes a window with the following:
- a CDS encoding glutathione-independent formaldehyde dehydrogenase: protein MRAVVYKGPFEVAIEQVEDPRIQHPNDVLVRVTSTAICGSDLHMYEGRTAAEPGIVFGHENLGVIEETGEGVTTLSKGDRVVMPFNVACGFCKNCSAGFTGFCLTVNPGFAGGAYGYVAMGPYTGGQAEYVRVPYADFNCLKLPEGTEKETDFVLLADIFPTGYHGNELADVRPGDTVAVYGAGPVGLMAAYSAMLRGASKVFVVDRVAERLQKAREIGAIPVDFTQGSPAEQIKEQTGGEGTDKGIDAVGYQAQAQGEDREEPAIVLNSLVDTVRPTGALGVPGLYVPSDPGGPDEQSKKGMLMVAVGRLFEKGLRMGTGQCNVKRYNRHLRDMIIEDRAKPSFVVSHELPLDQASSAYEKFDKRIEGYTKVVLHPQAA from the coding sequence ATGAGGGCTGTCGTATACAAGGGGCCCTTCGAGGTAGCGATCGAGCAAGTGGAGGATCCACGCATTCAGCACCCGAACGATGTGCTCGTCCGGGTCACGTCAACGGCCATCTGCGGCTCCGACCTGCACATGTACGAGGGCCGCACGGCCGCGGAGCCGGGCATCGTGTTCGGCCACGAGAACCTCGGAGTGATCGAGGAGACAGGAGAGGGGGTCACCACCCTCAGCAAGGGCGACCGGGTGGTCATGCCGTTCAATGTGGCCTGCGGGTTCTGCAAGAACTGTTCGGCGGGCTTCACGGGCTTCTGCCTGACGGTGAACCCGGGCTTCGCCGGCGGCGCCTACGGCTATGTCGCCATGGGGCCCTACACGGGCGGCCAGGCGGAGTACGTACGGGTCCCGTACGCCGACTTCAACTGCCTCAAGCTCCCGGAGGGCACCGAGAAGGAGACCGATTTCGTCCTGCTCGCGGACATCTTCCCGACGGGCTACCACGGCAACGAGCTGGCCGACGTACGCCCCGGTGACACGGTCGCCGTGTACGGCGCCGGTCCGGTCGGGCTGATGGCCGCCTACTCCGCGATGCTGCGCGGTGCGAGCAAGGTCTTCGTGGTCGACCGGGTGGCGGAACGCCTCCAGAAGGCCCGGGAGATCGGCGCGATCCCGGTCGACTTCACCCAGGGCAGCCCGGCGGAGCAGATCAAGGAGCAGACGGGCGGCGAGGGGACCGACAAGGGCATCGACGCCGTGGGCTACCAGGCCCAGGCTCAGGGCGAGGACCGCGAGGAACCGGCGATCGTGCTGAACTCCCTGGTCGACACGGTCCGGCCGACGGGTGCACTCGGCGTGCCCGGCCTGTACGTCCCGAGCGACCCGGGCGGTCCGGACGAGCAGTCCAAGAAGGGCATGCTGATGGTCGCCGTCGGGCGCCTCTTCGAGAAGGGGCTCCGCATGGGCACCGGGCAGTGCAACGTCAAGCGGTACAACCGCCACCTGCGGGACATGATCATCGAGGATCGCGCGAAGCCCAGCTTCGTCGTCTCGCACGAACTGCCGCTCGACCAGGCTTCGTCGGCGTACGAGAAGTTCGACAAGCGCATCGAGGGCTACACGAAGGTGGTCCTCCACCCACAGGCGGCTTAA